Proteins encoded within one genomic window of Zestosphaera sp.:
- a CDS encoding ATP-binding cassette domain-containing protein, with amino-acid sequence MRMGSEAVVVEGLVKKFKEVVAVDNISFKVGKGEIYGLLGPNGAGKTTTIHILTTLLRPTSGRAYVAGYDVVREPDKVRKEVGVVFQDPSLDNMLTAYDNMYIHGRLYGLRGEGLRRKIFELLRFVDLEEFAYKQVRHFSGGMRRRLEIARSLIHEPDVLFLDEPTLGLDPQTRARIWDYILSVKKEKGTTIILTTHYMDEAEELCNRISIMDRGKIIAEGTADELKSMLGSDVIYVRFDARAGNPPLCMESEIIEKCGRVREDTIELVVRDATSAIPKIFELANGAGLKIVEVSYRRPTLNEVFIHLTGRELRDSLEEAPIPHGPRGRWF; translated from the coding sequence ATGAGGATGGGTAGCGAGGCCGTCGTTGTTGAGGGGCTCGTCAAAAAGTTTAAGGAGGTGGTCGCGGTCGACAACATCTCCTTTAAGGTAGGGAAGGGGGAGATATACGGCCTGCTCGGCCCTAACGGGGCCGGCAAGACCACGACCATCCACATACTCACAACCCTGCTGAGGCCTACTTCAGGCAGGGCTTACGTAGCCGGCTACGATGTGGTGAGGGAGCCCGATAAGGTTAGGAAGGAGGTGGGCGTGGTTTTTCAAGACCCTAGCCTAGATAACATGCTCACTGCGTACGACAACATGTACATTCATGGGAGGCTCTACGGGTTGAGGGGGGAGGGGTTGAGAAGGAAGATCTTCGAGCTGCTCAGGTTCGTCGACCTTGAGGAGTTCGCCTACAAGCAGGTGAGGCACTTCTCCGGAGGCATGAGGAGGAGGTTGGAGATAGCCAGGTCCCTGATTCATGAGCCTGACGTCCTCTTCCTGGATGAGCCTACGCTGGGTCTCGACCCGCAGACAAGGGCTAGGATATGGGATTACATATTAAGCGTGAAGAAGGAGAAGGGCACCACAATAATCCTGACGACGCACTACATGGATGAGGCAGAGGAACTCTGCAACAGAATTTCCATCATGGATAGGGGGAAGATCATAGCGGAGGGAACGGCCGACGAACTCAAGTCGATGTTGGGCTCTGACGTCATATACGTGAGGTTCGACGCTCGCGCAGGCAACCCACCCCTCTGCATGGAGTCTGAGATTATTGAGAAGTGTGGAAGGGTCAGGGAGGACACGATCGAGTTGGTGGTCAGGGATGCTACTTCAGCAATACCTAAAATATTCGAGCTAGCCAACGGCGCTGGACTCAAGATAGTTGAAGTGAGCTACAGGAGGCCGACGCTTAACGAGGTCTTCATCCACCTGACGGGCAGGGAGCTAAGGGACTCGCTGGAGGAGGCGCCTATTCCACACGGCCCCAGAGGGAGGTGGTTCTGA
- a CDS encoding M20/M25/M40 family metallo-hydrolase — MSCLSEDVLDLLASLVSVDTTNDPVRGLKPGRAVIDLVEDLLRGWGLDASLLEVNGYYTIYGEVGRGEPLIMFMAHLDVVPAVREEWTHDPFKLTVVGDKAFGRGVADDKGNVVGVMLALKRLKEQGLRGRVLYAFTTDEEVGGVHGAKALAEKLAKENSLPKYLINCDGSLMSPIVRRRKSFKALVKAARKTVKVSGALRKVEFEVRTPVTPTRHAAYFIPGVDTHPFIAASHFMRSNPWLLATRVEGTFVKSNVLPSKVMVEYADPSGEGGEVEADVGLTEVLHLLMPLSRTPVQTSLHSDYGVTITPNMYYLDGEGRHVVEVDVRAMTNETGVVREALERVASEVGPEVSLEVHGERSSGCLYLSPDDGLVKTSLKLLESMGVRASPVEGAGASDSRYFTPLGVKSMDFGPKGGNVHGPDEWVDINTLRLLPRFYVGVARELMSLPD; from the coding sequence ATGTCCTGCTTGAGTGAGGACGTGCTGGACCTTCTAGCTTCACTAGTCAGTGTAGACACGACCAACGATCCCGTCAGGGGGTTGAAGCCAGGAAGGGCTGTGATCGACTTGGTTGAGGACCTGCTGAGGGGTTGGGGTCTGGACGCTTCCCTCCTTGAGGTCAACGGCTACTACACGATATACGGCGAGGTCGGCAGGGGGGAGCCGCTCATCATGTTCATGGCGCACCTAGACGTGGTTCCGGCAGTAAGGGAGGAGTGGACTCACGACCCCTTCAAACTCACTGTGGTCGGGGATAAGGCCTTCGGGAGGGGTGTTGCAGACGATAAGGGCAACGTTGTGGGGGTGATGCTGGCTCTGAAGAGGCTGAAGGAGCAAGGCCTTAGAGGCAGAGTCCTCTACGCCTTCACGACGGATGAGGAGGTAGGGGGTGTCCACGGCGCTAAGGCACTGGCTGAAAAGCTAGCCAAAGAAAACTCACTACCAAAATACCTAATCAACTGCGATGGTTCCCTCATGAGTCCTATAGTGAGGCGGAGGAAGTCATTTAAAGCGCTTGTTAAAGCCGCGAGAAAAACTGTCAAGGTGTCTGGAGCGTTAAGGAAAGTTGAGTTCGAGGTGAGGACTCCGGTGACGCCGACCAGGCACGCAGCATACTTCATCCCCGGAGTCGACACTCATCCATTCATAGCGGCCTCACACTTCATGAGGTCTAACCCGTGGTTACTGGCGACCCGTGTCGAAGGGACCTTCGTAAAGTCGAACGTGCTGCCGTCCAAAGTAATGGTTGAGTACGCAGACCCCTCCGGGGAGGGCGGCGAGGTCGAGGCCGACGTCGGCCTAACTGAAGTCCTTCATCTCCTCATGCCGTTAAGCAGAACTCCAGTCCAGACATCCCTGCACAGCGACTACGGGGTGACGATAACGCCAAACATGTACTACCTAGACGGGGAGGGCAGGCACGTGGTCGAGGTGGATGTGAGGGCGATGACCAACGAGACCGGGGTCGTCAGGGAAGCCCTAGAACGCGTGGCCTCTGAGGTAGGCCCTGAAGTTAGCTTAGAGGTCCACGGCGAGAGAAGCAGCGGTTGCCTATACCTCTCTCCGGATGACGGGCTGGTCAAGACGTCCCTCAAACTCCTCGAGAGCATGGGCGTGAGGGCGTCGCCTGTGGAGGGGGCTGGCGCCTCAGACTCAAGGTACTTCACGCCGCTCGGCGTCAAGAGCATGGACTTCGGACCTAAAGGCGGGAACGTACACGGTCCCGACGAGTGGGTCGACATCAACACCCTACGACTACTGCCGAGATTCTATGTTGGGGTAGCTAGAGAGCTTATGAGTTTGCCAGACTGA
- a CDS encoding transcription initiation factor IIB, with protein sequence MVGGSIMEEGGESREVKCPPGKIVYDEVRGEYICAETGEVIEERVVDQGPEWRAFTPEEKERRSRSGSPLSQTLHDSGIATMIDWRDRDASGKKLELERKLEAMRMRKWQIRTRIQNSIDRNITQAAEELDRLAVELGLPEAIKDEAAAIYRKAVERGIVRGRAVEAVVAACLYIACRLYKLPRSLDDIAEYTKTQKKEIARCFRLLVRELNIRIPVSGASDYVPQMISALGLGGRVEAKAREILEQAKSTGITAGKDPAGVAAAAVYIAARLCGIKKTQKDIAQVAGVTEVTVRNRYREITQQLGLKVPEDEEEE encoded by the coding sequence GTGGTTGGTGGTTCTATAATGGAAGAAGGCGGTGAGTCCCGGGAGGTTAAGTGCCCCCCGGGTAAGATTGTTTATGACGAGGTTAGGGGGGAGTACATCTGCGCTGAGACCGGGGAGGTCATTGAGGAGAGGGTTGTCGATCAAGGTCCTGAGTGGAGGGCTTTCACGCCCGAGGAGAAGGAGAGGAGGTCGCGTTCAGGTTCCCCGCTCTCTCAGACGTTGCACGACAGCGGCATCGCCACGATGATTGACTGGCGTGACAGGGATGCATCGGGTAAGAAGCTGGAGCTCGAGCGTAAGCTCGAGGCCATGCGCATGCGCAAGTGGCAGATAAGGACGAGGATCCAGAACAGCATTGACAGGAACATAACTCAGGCCGCTGAGGAACTTGACAGGCTTGCTGTGGAGTTAGGGTTGCCGGAGGCGATTAAGGACGAGGCCGCGGCGATATATAGGAAGGCCGTGGAGAGAGGTATCGTCAGGGGGAGAGCTGTTGAGGCTGTCGTGGCAGCATGCCTCTATATAGCGTGCAGGCTCTACAAGCTACCAAGGTCCCTGGACGACATAGCGGAGTACACTAAGACCCAGAAGAAGGAGATAGCGAGGTGCTTTAGACTCCTGGTGCGTGAGCTCAACATAAGGATCCCTGTATCAGGGGCCAGTGACTACGTACCTCAGATGATCTCAGCGCTGGGGCTTGGCGGCAGGGTTGAGGCTAAGGCTAGGGAGATACTGGAGCAGGCTAAGAGCACCGGCATAACGGCAGGCAAGGATCCAGCGGGGGTGGCTGCCGCCGCCGTCTACATAGCGGCCAGGCTCTGCGGGATCAAGAAGACTCAGAAGGACATAGCGCAGGTCGCTGGAGTCACTGAAGTCACTGTGAGGAACAGGTATAGGGAGATAACGCAACAATTGGGCCTTAAAGTGCCTGAGGATGAAGAGGAAGAGTAG
- a CDS encoding glycosyltransferase, whose product MRISVLVLTHCREWALCYSLDSLAHQKRPPDEVLIVLKPCNDGSEEVISRFKKALPLRVIYQNSSGNVTDAVELGYLNASGDVVLFLDDDAVAHEEWVLRYERLFSEKDDAAGLTGLVYKAFLNNDRLIKSEVPFFIKVQTRSAPHREPLPELRDYCGWISASGFAGEKICNDGVRKSVLLCGANMGLRTSLIKDLHLSALYKGSRKGFWFESVVAYWCVLKGFKTYEVVDKEISPIVWHIEHNDSLTRHRGFWDTFWLHYDRVAMFRRLRRLKAGVSAVRYALALGIALRRDTLPRLLATLYGLLHDR is encoded by the coding sequence GTGAGGATCTCTGTACTGGTACTCACGCACTGTAGGGAATGGGCTCTGTGCTACTCTCTCGACAGCCTAGCACACCAGAAACGACCGCCCGACGAAGTCTTAATCGTTTTGAAACCCTGCAATGACGGGAGTGAAGAAGTGATTTCAAGATTTAAGAAAGCCTTACCGCTAAGGGTAATATACCAGAACTCTAGCGGTAACGTTACAGACGCGGTTGAGTTGGGTTATCTGAACGCATCAGGAGACGTAGTTTTGTTCCTAGATGACGATGCTGTAGCTCATGAGGAATGGGTGTTGAGGTATGAGAGGTTGTTCAGCGAGAAAGACGACGCGGCCGGTTTAACGGGCCTTGTTTATAAAGCATTTCTAAATAACGATAGGCTAATTAAGTCCGAGGTGCCATTCTTTATAAAGGTGCAGACTAGAAGCGCCCCACACCGTGAGCCTTTACCCGAACTTAGGGACTACTGTGGATGGATATCTGCTTCAGGTTTTGCGGGTGAAAAAATATGCAATGATGGCGTTCGTAAATCGGTTTTGTTATGCGGAGCGAACATGGGTTTAAGGACTTCACTTATCAAGGATCTTCACCTCTCAGCCCTCTACAAAGGAAGTAGGAAAGGTTTCTGGTTCGAGAGCGTGGTGGCCTATTGGTGTGTTTTGAAGGGTTTCAAAACTTATGAGGTAGTGGATAAGGAAATATCGCCCATAGTGTGGCATATCGAGCACAATGACTCCCTTACTAGGCACAGGGGTTTTTGGGATACATTCTGGCTGCACTATGATCGGGTGGCCATGTTCCGGAGGTTAAGGAGGTTGAAGGCAGGCGTTTCAGCGGTGAGATACGCCTTAGCCCTGGGCATCGCATTGAGGAGGGATACACTGCCCAGACTGCTCGCTACGCTCTACGGCTTGTTACATGATAGATAG
- a CDS encoding ABC transporter permease, whose translation MDGFIVMTYRQLKRFVSAKSRLVMSVVNPIVWIVFFGLGWSNVFSFPGARAVFGGLDYLTYLASGMVAMTIMMGSFISGISVIWDKQFGFLKETLVAPTSRAEVILGRTFGDSLVTVLQGLIILAIMYFVAPQIRVAGAVPALAYGMVLSMGFTSLGISISLKLSSSEGFQMIVNLMTMPLIFMSGVFYPIENMPEWMRTVAYVNPLTYAVDGMRYWLTGVSRFDPIVDIGLLGVLTSALLLLAIRTYVKATIED comes from the coding sequence ATGGACGGATTCATAGTGATGACCTACAGACAGCTTAAGCGTTTTGTCAGCGCTAAGTCCAGGCTAGTGATGTCAGTCGTGAACCCGATCGTGTGGATTGTTTTCTTCGGCCTTGGATGGAGCAACGTCTTCAGTTTCCCGGGCGCCAGAGCGGTGTTCGGCGGGCTTGACTACCTAACATACCTGGCGTCAGGGATGGTCGCCATGACAATAATGATGGGTTCCTTCATCAGCGGCATTTCAGTCATATGGGACAAGCAGTTCGGCTTCCTTAAGGAAACTCTAGTAGCACCTACCTCCAGGGCCGAGGTGATATTAGGGAGAACCTTCGGCGACTCTCTAGTCACGGTGTTGCAGGGACTTATTATACTGGCTATAATGTACTTCGTAGCACCTCAAATACGCGTTGCGGGGGCGGTTCCAGCATTGGCGTACGGTATGGTACTCTCGATGGGGTTTACATCGCTCGGGATATCTATCTCGCTGAAACTCTCGAGCAGTGAGGGTTTTCAGATGATAGTGAATTTAATGACCATGCCGCTCATATTCATGAGCGGCGTCTTCTACCCGATAGAGAACATGCCTGAGTGGATGAGGACAGTAGCGTACGTCAATCCATTGACCTACGCCGTGGATGGGATGAGATATTGGTTGACAGGCGTCTCCAGGTTTGATCCCATAGTGGATATAGGACTGTTAGGCGTTTTGACATCCGCTCTGCTACTACTGGCAATAAGAACCTACGTCAAGGCAACCATCGAAGACTAA
- a CDS encoding PadR family transcriptional regulator → MIPGRMAFRGYMKLVTLNILRGQPKHAYGLIKSLEDLVGMRPSTGVVYPVLRKSIQEGLVEVEMLRAEGREVKVYKLSEKGLEYLKLHEGELREALRLAESFRKFRQAGCDRLLELVRELVKGAGRLSESELIELRRAIADFETRVLEILASSKV, encoded by the coding sequence ATGATTCCAGGCAGGATGGCGTTCAGGGGTTATATGAAGTTGGTCACACTCAACATTCTGAGGGGGCAACCGAAACACGCCTATGGATTGATTAAAAGTCTTGAGGACTTAGTCGGTATGAGGCCGAGTACAGGCGTCGTCTACCCGGTCCTCAGGAAGTCGATCCAGGAAGGCTTGGTGGAGGTCGAGATGTTGCGTGCTGAAGGCAGGGAAGTCAAGGTGTACAAATTGAGTGAAAAGGGTCTCGAGTATCTGAAGCTCCATGAGGGAGAGTTGAGGGAGGCTTTAAGACTCGCTGAGTCCTTCAGGAAGTTCAGGCAAGCTGGCTGTGACAGGCTGCTTGAGCTGGTGAGGGAGTTGGTGAAGGGTGCTGGAAGGTTAAGTGAGTCAGAGTTGATAGAGCTGAGGAGGGCTATAGCGGATTTTGAGACGAGGGTTCTCGAGATACTGGCCTCCTCCAAGGTGTGA
- a CDS encoding GNAT family N-acetyltransferase: protein MLDGPACAGGFVVRDAGPSDVGRVFEIYSQALGALDEVGREWLEALVRSRSRRKRVVVVELDGSVVGFATVFKRGEVAFLDSIAVDEDVRSRGVGGLLLDVIEGGLNRRVLSPSRLALRTGT from the coding sequence GTGCTTGACGGACCCGCCTGTGCGGGTGGGTTCGTAGTCAGGGATGCAGGCCCCAGTGATGTGGGAAGGGTTTTCGAGATATATTCGCAGGCCTTAGGGGCTCTGGATGAAGTGGGTCGTGAGTGGCTTGAGGCTCTGGTTAGGAGTAGGTCTAGGAGGAAGAGGGTCGTCGTTGTTGAGTTGGACGGTTCTGTGGTCGGCTTCGCCACGGTCTTCAAGCGTGGAGAGGTGGCGTTTCTTGACAGCATTGCTGTGGATGAGGATGTTAGGAGCCGTGGTGTTGGGGGGCTTCTGCTGGACGTGATTGAGGGAGGCTTGAATCGGAGGGTGTTAAGTCCCTCGCGCTTAGCGTTAAGAACTGGAACTTGA
- a CDS encoding PhoH family protein, with protein MLDRVNALTPGQGRLKEALEDESYSIVGVFGPTGVGKSLFALAYGIGAVNSGKYKRLVVIRPVIDVTTGREVSMAEAGPQFMELSKQYVTDVLSGLMSWDEVKKLVDEGRLTFADSHYLRGRTFDSSVIFVDDAQSLRVESLIEAVVRVGRNSRLIVAADPIFQALRVRNQDPTSVMREILAGEARALVVDLGVKDIVREGAKMGLRLVMEYLLRTRKLTDPELKTLETVRLKSPDSDVITVLDVVRVASGLNISFEHLPNYVVVVKKGHLGRLVGKGGERISAIEKELGVRVRGVELDVDITDLIRAVHPVSWVWKRVLDVDFKGAYVSIEIEEGVFGAFVGQKGTYVRFLDALTRELFGIGVKVIPTDAKARHRPDEKPRRKGGGGAKESRESGK; from the coding sequence ATGCTTGATAGAGTGAACGCGCTGACGCCGGGGCAGGGGAGGCTTAAGGAGGCTCTTGAGGATGAATCCTACTCTATAGTGGGGGTCTTCGGGCCCACCGGGGTTGGTAAGTCCCTCTTCGCTCTGGCGTACGGTATAGGAGCGGTCAACTCAGGTAAGTACAAGAGGTTGGTGGTGATAAGGCCTGTGATCGACGTCACAACTGGGAGGGAGGTCAGCATGGCTGAGGCAGGTCCCCAGTTCATGGAGCTCTCGAAGCAGTACGTCACGGACGTCCTGAGCGGCTTGATGTCGTGGGATGAGGTTAAGAAGCTAGTCGACGAGGGGAGGCTAACGTTCGCTGACAGCCACTACCTAAGGGGAAGGACCTTCGACTCCTCCGTAATATTCGTGGATGACGCACAGTCCCTCAGGGTCGAGTCCCTCATAGAGGCTGTGGTTAGGGTCGGCAGAAACAGCAGGCTGATAGTTGCGGCGGACCCCATATTCCAGGCCCTCAGGGTCAGGAATCAGGATCCAACCTCAGTGATGAGGGAGATACTGGCGGGCGAGGCCAGGGCCCTCGTCGTTGATCTGGGGGTTAAGGACATAGTTAGGGAGGGCGCTAAGATGGGCTTAAGGCTTGTCATGGAGTACCTCCTCAGAACCAGGAAGCTCACGGACCCCGAGCTGAAGACTCTGGAGACTGTAAGGCTTAAGTCACCAGATTCGGACGTCATAACAGTGCTTGACGTAGTTAGGGTTGCAAGCGGTCTCAACATATCCTTCGAACACCTCCCGAACTACGTGGTGGTTGTCAAGAAAGGCCACCTGGGGAGGCTGGTCGGCAAGGGTGGTGAGAGGATATCGGCAATTGAGAAGGAGCTTGGCGTCAGGGTGAGGGGGGTCGAGCTGGACGTCGACATAACGGACCTGATAAGGGCGGTCCACCCCGTCTCATGGGTTTGGAAGAGGGTTCTGGACGTCGACTTCAAGGGTGCCTACGTCTCGATCGAGATAGAGGAGGGCGTCTTCGGAGCGTTCGTGGGTCAGAAGGGGACCTACGTCAGGTTCCTCGACGCCCTGACCAGAGAGCTGTTCGGAATAGGTGTTAAGGTGATCCCCACAGACGCTAAGGCAAGACATAGGCCTGACGAGAAGCCTAGGAGGAAGGGGGGAGGCGGCGCTAAGGAATCCAGGGAGTCCGGAAAGTAG
- a CDS encoding glycosyltransferase family 4 protein: MSRRALVLHHYWNRPGGGQLVCASVTHTFDLMGLTPVLVSPVTIHVEKYPEWYGIDLSRFTRYSTRLELKAFGLYLRLLVGYVGVKALREYNAGLVFTDESAYKPLIPEVVKRGVKLIEYIHFPLEVSIDPKLRGSGLYYGEDPYILERYGKFPLNVYWKLYTKISPRYVRENPFEVASVVLTNSAWTADIVKDIYGEEPEVLNPPLPPALSILTGNEIPAFDTRMDSVVMVGRFSEEKRYHWVIGEVFPSIRREVKGVKLYVFGGASTRTSMNYLSRLIKLAESLGFKTATSLNADADVYLIPDAPRRDITKVMDRSKVFLHSTINEHWGIVVAEAMSRGLPVVVHESGGAWSDIVRHGEHGLGYRDADDAVEKVLDVLTNRKLWEYLSMKSTDRVRDLTLDNFTAKFIDIVKKHV, from the coding sequence TTGAGCAGGCGTGCGTTAGTGCTCCATCACTACTGGAACAGGCCTGGAGGAGGCCAACTTGTCTGCGCTTCAGTCACGCACACGTTTGACTTAATGGGCTTGACCCCTGTTCTTGTATCGCCCGTCACCATTCATGTTGAGAAATATCCTGAGTGGTATGGGATTGACTTAAGCAGGTTTACTAGATACTCAACACGCCTGGAGTTGAAAGCTTTCGGACTGTATCTCAGATTGTTGGTTGGGTATGTCGGTGTGAAGGCGTTACGTGAGTACAACGCTGGATTGGTCTTCACTGACGAGTCTGCTTATAAGCCTCTGATTCCAGAGGTGGTTAAGAGGGGAGTGAAGCTTATCGAGTACATTCATTTCCCGTTAGAGGTGTCGATTGATCCCAAACTTCGTGGGAGCGGACTCTACTACGGTGAGGATCCATACATCCTCGAGAGATATGGTAAGTTCCCCTTAAACGTGTATTGGAAGCTCTATACAAAGATATCCCCCCGGTATGTCAGGGAGAACCCGTTTGAGGTAGCCTCGGTTGTTCTAACGAATTCGGCTTGGACTGCCGATATTGTTAAGGATATTTATGGTGAGGAGCCAGAGGTGCTTAATCCTCCACTACCTCCGGCTCTAAGTATTCTCACGGGGAATGAGATACCGGCATTCGACACGAGGATGGACTCAGTCGTAATGGTCGGCAGGTTTAGTGAGGAGAAAAGGTATCACTGGGTAATCGGTGAAGTGTTTCCCTCGATAAGACGGGAAGTTAAGGGTGTTAAGCTTTACGTGTTCGGAGGCGCGAGTACTAGGACTTCCATGAATTACCTTTCCAGGTTAATTAAATTAGCCGAGTCTCTAGGCTTCAAAACCGCCACCAGCTTAAACGCAGATGCTGACGTATACCTGATTCCCGACGCGCCGCGCAGGGACATAACTAAAGTGATGGACCGCTCTAAGGTCTTTCTTCACTCAACGATAAACGAGCACTGGGGGATAGTCGTTGCTGAGGCTATGTCCAGAGGACTGCCAGTAGTTGTGCATGAGTCCGGCGGGGCTTGGAGTGATATAGTAAGGCATGGTGAGCACGGGTTAGGGTACAGGGACGCTGATGATGCTGTCGAGAAGGTTCTTGACGTCCTAACCAATAGAAAACTATGGGAATACCTGTCAATGAAGTCCACGGATCGGGTTAGAGACTTAACCTTAGATAATTTCACCGCGAAGTTCATTGACATAGTTAAGAAGCATGTATAG
- the dph5 gene encoding diphthine synthase — MPGKLVLVGSGLSAGLITLRGVREISDADLVYVDSYTSVSLGGSAELIKSLTGRDLVPLKRGDVEERYFEILLRPALEGLKVVVVVPGNPLDATTHAALLVEAGKRGVDFDVVPAPGIIPNALTMSGLMLYKMGKVATITYPRSGAVSEYAYDVLKDNDSRNLHTPFLTEMDLEKGLVMQVREAVEILYMVEATRGEEVVRDSRMAIAVSGLTGESQRICFKTLGELRGLPDHGGPHTLIVTSPKMHFMEEEAARIISGKYCR, encoded by the coding sequence ATGCCTGGGAAGTTAGTTCTCGTTGGTTCAGGGCTGTCTGCAGGCCTGATCACCCTGAGAGGTGTTAGGGAGATTTCAGACGCTGACCTAGTGTATGTGGATTCCTACACGAGCGTTTCGCTAGGGGGCTCTGCAGAACTCATAAAGTCGCTTACCGGCAGGGACTTGGTTCCTCTGAAACGCGGGGATGTGGAGGAGAGGTACTTTGAGATCCTGCTGAGGCCGGCTCTAGAGGGGCTTAAGGTGGTTGTGGTGGTTCCAGGCAACCCCCTGGATGCCACCACGCACGCCGCACTGCTTGTTGAGGCGGGGAAGAGGGGGGTTGACTTCGACGTGGTTCCAGCGCCCGGCATAATACCTAACGCGCTGACCATGTCAGGCCTTATGCTCTACAAGATGGGTAAGGTGGCAACCATCACATACCCGAGGTCAGGCGCCGTGTCGGAGTACGCGTACGACGTGCTGAAGGACAACGACTCAAGGAATCTCCACACGCCCTTCCTCACCGAGATGGATCTTGAGAAGGGTTTAGTAATGCAGGTCAGGGAGGCCGTTGAGATACTCTACATGGTCGAGGCTACTAGGGGTGAGGAGGTGGTGAGGGACTCCAGGATGGCTATCGCGGTCTCAGGGCTGACTGGGGAGAGTCAGAGGATATGCTTTAAGACCCTCGGAGAGCTTAGGGGTCTACCAGACCACGGAGGTCCACACACGCTGATCGTGACGTCCCCTAAGATGCACTTCATGGAGGAGGAGGCCGCCAGAATCATCTCCGGGAAGTACTGCCGGTGA
- the yciH gene encoding stress response translation initiation inhibitor YciH yields the protein MFEVLHAVGCEMSKKGKVDITSLCGGLPEELCVQLGAEEQLVKIRLERRKFGKEVTIIEGIDPSTYDLRKVASVLKSRLATGGTVKDNHIEIQGDQRQKARNILVEEFGIPAESIIFIEAE from the coding sequence TTGTTTGAGGTATTACATGCAGTAGGGTGTGAGATGAGCAAGAAGGGCAAAGTCGATATAACCTCCCTGTGCGGCGGGCTTCCGGAGGAGCTCTGCGTTCAGTTAGGCGCTGAAGAGCAGCTCGTTAAGATCAGGCTTGAGAGGAGGAAGTTCGGCAAGGAGGTAACGATCATTGAAGGCATAGATCCCTCCACGTACGACCTGAGGAAGGTGGCCTCAGTCCTTAAGAGCAGGCTGGCTACAGGAGGCACGGTGAAGGACAACCACATAGAGATTCAGGGGGACCAGAGGCAGAAGGCAAGGAACATACTTGTGGAGGAGTTCGGCATACCTGCTGAGAGCATAATATTCATAGAAGCTGAGTAA
- a CDS encoding class I SAM-dependent methyltransferase family protein produces the protein MGRGKLLRDIAEKVLGREYRDRLWGRVEIIGDIAIIRKPPDLAVEVFKPVGEEIIKALPYVKSVWLAITPVRTHHRVREHVFLAGEERSVTTYREHGCVFKVDINTVYISPVLNYEHGRVAGLVSPGEFVINMFAGVGLFSIVIARKARPVKVVSIDINPNAYELMRENIVLNGVEGVVEARLGDAAQVIKEYAGSADRVLMPLPEYSRTYLPYAISALRGCGFIHVYDFLSAGSREEALTLGRKVFEELLGKLGVRYEITFGRVVRGVGPRYYQVVEDIYVCH, from the coding sequence ATGGGCAGGGGGAAACTGTTGAGGGACATTGCGGAGAAGGTGTTGGGCAGGGAGTACCGGGATAGACTGTGGGGTAGGGTGGAGATCATAGGGGACATAGCCATCATTAGGAAGCCCCCCGACCTCGCCGTCGAGGTCTTCAAGCCTGTAGGGGAGGAGATCATTAAGGCACTGCCCTACGTTAAGTCCGTCTGGCTAGCCATCACACCTGTGAGGACTCACCACAGGGTTAGGGAGCACGTCTTCCTGGCTGGGGAGGAGAGGAGCGTCACGACCTACAGGGAACACGGCTGCGTCTTCAAAGTCGACATAAACACGGTCTACATATCTCCCGTCCTGAACTACGAGCACGGGAGGGTGGCGGGGCTTGTCAGTCCTGGGGAATTCGTGATAAACATGTTCGCCGGTGTGGGGCTTTTCTCCATAGTCATAGCTAGGAAGGCCAGGCCCGTCAAGGTAGTCTCGATAGACATCAACCCAAACGCTTACGAGCTAATGCGCGAGAACATAGTGCTGAACGGTGTGGAGGGAGTAGTTGAGGCCAGGCTCGGCGACGCAGCCCAAGTTATCAAGGAATACGCCGGTAGCGCCGACAGAGTGCTCATGCCCCTCCCTGAGTACTCACGCACCTACCTTCCTTACGCTATCTCGGCGTTAAGGGGGTGCGGCTTCATACACGTCTACGACTTCCTCAGCGCTGGGAGTAGGGAGGAGGCCCTCACACTGGGTCGGAAAGTGTTTGAGGAGTTATTGGGTAAGTTAGGGGTAAGGTACGAGATCACCTTCGGTAGGGTCGTGAGGGGCGTCGGGCCTCGCTACTACCAGGTTGTTGAGGACATATATGTCTGCCACTGA